A DNA window from Eriocheir sinensis breed Jianghai 21 chromosome 22, ASM2467909v1, whole genome shotgun sequence contains the following coding sequences:
- the LOC127002167 gene encoding vam6/Vps39-like protein, translating to MHDAYEVIPILEKLPLQIESITAYDENLVVGTRQGHLLMYSVTQHWNVSILRSNKNFSRKPIVQVAVVPEHQIIVSLSDNVISVHDLTVYNLPLLCTVTQTKGATAFDLDLKRHVTLTGDAVVMIRLVVAVKRKLQLYYWKSRKFHTLREDLALPDVPRALTWCMEAIAVAFKHDYWLVTLTGEQKELFATGRSQEPLITQMEGGEQLALAHDKETIFVDAEGNATCSYTIKWEEQPLALAYHKPFLVAILPKNIEIKIAEPQATVQLLTLDKPRLITVGASTETRSRMYVASSSHVWCLHSVSVNQQISQLVPNKQFELALRLVDVWDEAQDAKVQMQKHIQHLQAIHLFCSKEYAQAMNIFLNLNTDLPFVIGLYPGMVPEEYRSRLQYPYPVPALSGAELEKALQSLVHFLLEVRHKLSSSDAEAGAVGGARVKTDKFPAGVTCLKSRNEKLQIIDTTLLKCYVQTNDSLVQPLLRMPDSHVSVVEGERVLRTALKYPELVLLLQTRNHHQRALQLLLRHAKRPESPLFGHHHTVSYLQHLGPDHVDLVFEYGGWVIKSHPEDGLRIFIGDKATAGEVEQLPRPKVLNFFKKTEKSLVIPYLEHVIDEWGDTTPLLHNELIHHYRELVTAPIPASDPTSLEEEKEKRKETCEKLLKFLNTSKHYTAATLLVHFPYDSLHEERAVLLGCLGQHHQALAIYVHTLCDTDAALNYCNKHYSSSGSGSEVYLTLLKLLVTPSDGRSPSGSPVKQQTKPADVKTILDLLQNYLQCIDLSQALKVLPDDVKLQLLKPFIQASLNLATTACREQQITRGLTQSLKLQTNEELATSQKLKIVLSEFTYCAVCSKRFTKHSAFARYPNGDVVHFSCQNQR from the exons ATGCATGATGCGTACGAGGTCATTCCCATCCTGGAGAAGCTTCCCCTGCAGATCGAGTCCATCACGGCCTACG ATGAGAACCTAGTCGTGGGGACGAGGCAGGGGCACCTGCTGATGTACTCTGTGACGCAACACTGGAATGTTTCTATTCTTCGTTCAAACAAAAACTTTTCACGCAAGCCAATTGTGCAGGTGGCCGTGGTGCCGGAACACCAGATTATTGTCTCCCTCTCAG ATAATGTGATCAGTGTCCATGACCTCACTGTTTACAATCTACCTTTGCTGTGCACGGTGACACAGACCAAAGGTGCCACAGcttttgaccttgacctcaaG CGTCATGTTACACTAACCGGAGATGCCGTCGTGATGATTCGCCTTGTTGTGGCTGTGAAACGCAAACTTCAGCTTTACTATTGGAAGTCCAGAAAGTTTCACACACTGCGTGAAGACCTGGCCTTGCCAGATGTTCCCCGAGCACTCACCTGGTGCATGGAGGCCATTGCTGTGGCCTTCAAGCACGACTACTGGCTGGTCACG CTTACTGGGGAACAGAAAGAACTCTTTGCCACGGGAAGGAGCCAGGAGCCGTTGATAACCCAGATGGAAGGCGGGGAGCAGCTGGCACTCGCTCATGACAAGGAGACCATCTTTGTTGATGCCGAGGGCAATGCCACCTGCAGCTACACCATCAAGTGGGAGGAACAGCCCTTGGCCTTGG CCTACCATAAGCCTTTTCTAGTGGCCATCCTCCCCAAGAATATCGAGATCAAGATAGCCGAGCCTCAAGCCACTGTTCAGCTTCTTACCCTCGACAAACCGAGACTCATCACAGTTGGAGCATCAACCGA GACCAGGAGTCGGATGTACGTGGCCTCGTCGTCCCATGTGTGGTGTCTCCATTCCGTTTCCGTCAACCAGCAAATTTCTCAGCTCGTTCCAAATAAACAGTTCGAGTTGGCCTTGAGACTGGTG GATGTGTGGGATGAGGCTCAGGATGCAAAGGTTCAGATGCAGAAACACATACAACACCTGCAAGCCATACACCTGTTCTGCAGCAAGGAGTACGCCCAGGCCATGAACATATTCCTCAATCTCAACACAG ATCTGCCCTTTGTGATTGGGCTGTACCCTGGTATGGTGCCCGAGGAGTACAGGAGTCGCCTTCAGTACCCATACCCAGTGCCGGCTCTCAGTGGGGCGGAGCTTGAGAAGGCCCTGCAGTCCCTTGTGCATTTCCTACTAGAG GTTCGTCACAAATTATCGAGTAGTGACGCTGAGGCCGGAGCCGTGGGTGGAGCAAGAGTTAAGACAGACAAGTTCCCTGCAGGGGTGACTTGCCTGAAGTCTCGTAATGAGAAGCTTCAGATCATCGACACAACACTACTTAAATGCTATGTACAG ACCAATGACAGCCTGGTGCAGCCGCTCCTTCGCATGCCGGACAGCCATGTGAGTGTGGTTGAGGGCGAGAGAGTTCTGCGCACCGCCCTCAAGTATCCTGAGCTGGTGTTGCTCCTGCAGACCCGTAACCATCACCAGCGAgcccttcagctcctcctccggCATGCCAAGAGGCCTGAGTCTCCTCTCTTTGGCCACCACCACACTGTGTCTTATCTCCAGCACTTGG GTCCTGACCATGTTGATTTAGTCTTTGAGTATGGAGGATGGGTGATAAAATCTCACCCCGAGGATGGATTGAGAATCTTCATTGGTGACAAGGCCACCGCAGGAGAAGTTGAGCAGCTACCTCGTCCAAAAGTATTAAACTTCttcaagaaaacagaaaaatccCTTGTCATTCCATATTTG GAACACGTGATAGATGAGTGGGGAGACACCACGCCTCTGCTGCACAATGAACTCATCCACCACTACCGGGAGTTGGTCACTGCGCCGATCCCTGCCAGTGACCCCACCAGTCTTGAGGAG gaaaaggaaaagaggaaagagacctgtGAGAAGCTTTTAAAATTCCTGAACACATCCAAACACTACACTGCGGCCACACTCTTGGTTCACTTCCCGTATGACA gtCTTCACGAGGAGCGAGCGGTGTTGCTGGGCTGCCTGGGACAACACCACCAAGCCCTGGCCATCTATGTTCACACTCTTTGCGACACTGATGCTGCCCTCAACTATTGCAACAAACACTATTCATCATCAGGTTCTGGGAGTGAG GTGTACCTGACCTTGCTGAAGCTGTTAGTGACCCCATCAGATGGCAGGAGTCCGTCAGGATCTCCTGTGAAGCAACAAACTAAACCTGCAGATGTGAAGACCATCCTTGACCTGTTGCAGAATTATTTGCAGTGCATTGATCTAAGTCAG GCACTGAAAGTGCTTCCAGACGATGTGAAACTACAGCTACTGAAGCCATTTATTCAAGCTTCACTCAACCTGGCCACCACTGCCTGCAGGGAACAACAGATCACCCGTGGCCTCACACAGTCTCTCAAACTTCAG